From one Babesia bovis T2Bo chromosome 3, whole genome shotgun sequence genomic stretch:
- a CDS encoding A20-like zinc finger family protein: MNSEHNEQPSEPMLCKNNCGFYGNAANDNLCSKCYKDQTKGQLPSTDCFEKACYTDSTIVDESLNAVSVDNDTKPTEDAVVSVPETIPDRCHQCDRLIGVLGFKCRCNNYYCAQHRQANLHGCTFDYKGLFRTELATKTQKIVRDKLERI, translated from the exons ATGAATTCCGAACACAACGAGCAACCG AGTGAGCCCATGTTGTGCAAGAACAACTGTGGTTTTTACGGAAATGCCGCCAATGACAACCTGTGTTCCAAGTGCTACAAGGACCAGACAAAAGGGCAGTTGCCATCTACAGATTGCTTTGAGAAGGCGTGCTATACAGACTCAACAATTGTCGATGAGTCTTTGAATGCTGTATCGGTTGACAATGACACGAAACCGACGGAGGATGCAGTGGTTTCTGTTCCTGAGACTATTCCTGATCGGTGCCATCAGTGTGACCGTTTGATTGGTGTATTGGGGTTTAAATGCCGATGCAACAACTATTATTGCGCTCAACACAGACAGGCAAATTTACATGGTTGCACTTTTGACTACAAAGGCTTATTTCGCACTGAGCTGGCAACAAAGACACAGAAGATAGTGCGGGATAAATTGGAGAGAATATAG